CATCCACTAATTTTTCATCATCCTTCACTTGAGAAGTATCATATTCCTCGATAACACTCCGGGATACATCTTGTAGATGTACAGGAAAATTATTGTTTGCTTTTTTAGTATATCTGGATTCAATATATTGACTGAATTTATGTAAAGCTACCCTGGCTATCTCCGACAATTGTTCTTTAATTGTTGGTACTTTAGATTTGCTTTCATAAACTGATTGAGTTGTATCTCTTTCCAGATATACTATCGCATTGTCATGTAAATCTTTGCCGGGTTTTTTTGAAATATCAATAAAAGGATCAGGCAAAATTGTTTGAATATCTTCTTTGTTTTGTATTTGTTCTGCAAAAATTCTTTCTTCTTTCCTGTTTATTTTCTTTTTGTTTTTTTTTGAGCCGGATTTTATTTGGTTTTCATCATTAATAGTAATATCAAGATTAGGCAATGCATCTGTTCTTTTTAATAATTCCCGTAAAACATTGATTTTATATTCAAGCAAAGCTAAATTACGTTCAGCAGTATGGTTAAACTCATTTATAAGATCTTCCATTTCTTTGCGCAACCGTTTTGACCGAAACTCCGTTGCAGAACGTTCTAATTTCAATGAAATAACCAGATAAAATATAGATGCTATTAAGATATTCACCATTATAAGAATAACAAGTTGCATTGCGCATACTTCCTTTTTTATTTTTTTACATCAATAATTCTTCCAATTTTTGTATCTTCCAATACTTCAGGTTGTTCCTGTTTTTCCTTTTTTTCACCTTCTTTAAATTGTTTCCCCTTTTTAAACTGCTTTTCTTCATTTAAGATGATAGTTCTTTCAGCTTTTTTATTTTCTTCAACCTTTTCCTTCTGTATATTGGTCTTTTCCTGTGATTCTTTGCTCAATATATGTTGCTGCTCAACAACTGCAGCATTACGCGCATGCTCTCCCCGTGCAACCTCTATGATCTGTGCTATGTTAGTTTGCAAATCTATAGGTTTAATAGCCATTACAATCTCCTGGAATTAATGTAATTATCTCCTCCTCCTTATCATTAATTTTTGTGCTTCGCCCAGATCCGGCGGTTCATACTCAGATAATCTGATATCAGCCCCCTCTAAAGCAAATTTAACATAATTGTAAGGATCTTTCACGTTAAAACGTTTATCTTTTATATATATCTCCACACCAGGAAATATGGTTTTTTCAACACATACTTTGCCTTTTTGTTCTAACATATTAAGATATGCTTTCAATTCTTCTAATGACAGGTTAATTTCATTTAGCCGCTGTTCCAATTTCTGCTTTTGAACAATTAGCTTACCTAATAACTCTTCTCTATCTTTTGGTAAATGCCCACCAGCATTATTTTTTTGTACAGTGAGAGTTGTTACATCTTTCCTGACCTTATCAAATTCTTCAGATATAGACCTTTTGTTTTCTTCCAGTTCAGTTAGCTGTTGAAGTACTTTTGGATTCATACCAACACGGACTATTGTTTTGGTAAATGAGTCAGATCCAACGTATTTGGAATTTACCTCTTCACCTGCTCTGATTAAACCTCCAACGATACGTGCTCTTCTTCCATTGCAGATGATCCTGTTGCCTGCATCAACATTTGAATGGACTATACCTTCTGCAACTATAACATCTTTTTCAGCAACAACTGTTGCTGTCTGTATAAATTTAGCAATAATAGAACCACCGGTGGATTCTATCCGTGCACCTTCTCTTCCCATAATACCCTGACGGATAATTATATCACCTTCCGCCTCAAGATTAGCTTTTTGTACCGTACCTTTAATCTCAATATTGCCTGCAGCTTTTACAGTAAAATTATCCTGCACACTACCACTAACAATAACTGAGCCCAGAAAGACTACATCACCTGTTTCTGTTGAAACATCTCCTTTAACAATATATACCGGCTCAACACTGAGCTTCCCATTTTGGTAAACAACCTGCCCATTTATTTCAGCAGTTAATTCAGTACCATCCTGCGACAGAATAGTACCCTTCCCATACTTGATCTGTATATCTTTACCCGAACGAGCAGGAATAATCCTGTTAGTAACCGTTCTTCCTGGAACCCCTTCCTCAGCAGGAACTTTTACAGCCAGCACTTGCCCAACCACAACATTTTCAATCAAATCCAGATCCTTAAAGTCAACCCTACCCTTTTCATCCTCTTCTAATTGAACTCCACTCTTATCAATTCTGACTTTATAGTCAATATAGGCATCTCGCCCATGCCTGGGTGGAGTACCTTCTGCAGCAAGGAGCGGCTGACTATAATCCATCCTATCTAAATATTCTGCAATTCTTTCCTCTTTAATACCAGTAACAACACCTGCACGCTTTAATGCTTCAATAACATCATCAACATCCATATGTCTTCCGCAAAACCGTGGAGGTACAAAATGTACAAATGCCTTCATTTCATCATCAGTAACCTCAACAGTCATTGTGCCATCATATTCAGGATTAGGTATCCAATCACCTATTTTAACAGGTTTACCAGATGGTTTACGGACTTCCTTTTCAACCTTAACCATATCAGCATTCTGAATGCGTAAAGCATAGATTTTATTGGAAACATCAGATACGTCAACACGCCTTCCATTCCCTTTTGGTGGGGTTATTGTCAGCCAGATTCCTGTTTTTGTTACCCGTATTTTTGCCGAACCATCAACATTTTTAGGAATATCTTTTACTCGGAGGTCAACATCAGGCATTGAATGAAGTTTTTGTTCTATTTCTGTAAAATCTTCCTCTTCTTCTTTCTCAGTAATTATTGGTCGTACCAATACCCGGTAAGGTTGTCTTCCAATACCCATAAAACCTGAAGTGCCTTTTTCCAGAATCTGATAATCAAGTTCAGAAATATCAACTCCCAGTTCACCAGCAGCTAATTCTAATGCCTGTTTCACTGAATCAGCATACACTTCTATTTCATTTTCGGATGATTCATCATCCTGTATAGTTTTCATCAAATCTTTTAAATTTTTCATTATATCACTAACCAGTAATACATTTTAAAACCTATAATAGACCCTTCTTATATCTTATCCAACTATATTAGATTTAATCCTACCTAACCGGCCCCTCAGCCGCATGATTGCCTTTGTATGTAATTGTGATACTCTGCTTTCAGTAACTTCTAATACTTCACCTATTTCCTTTAATGTCAGGTCTTCATAATAATAGAGAACGATAACTTTCTTTTCTTTATCCGGCAATTTCTTTATTGCATCTACAATATAATCTCGAATTTCTTCTTTTTCAATCATAACATCAGGATTCAATGTATCCGGAGCTTCTAGAGTTTCAAGTATTGACAGTTCATCATTTTCATCCCCAACATACCATATATCATTCAATGATAACATAGCAGTGCCACTAAGTTTATTAAGCAGCGATTGAAATTCCTCAACAGTTATCCCCAATTCCTTTGCTATCTCTTCATCTTCAACTGTTCTTCCCAACTTGTTTTCCAGGTCTGCAATTGCCTGTTCTATCTGTTTTGCTTTCTGCCGTATTGAACGTGGTATCCAGTCTATAGAACGAAGTTCATCAAAAATAGCACCTCGTATTCTGGTCATGGCATATGTTTTGAATTTGATACCCCTTTCTGGATCAAATTTTGTTATTGCATCAATCAAGCCAAACACACCATATGAAACAAGATCATCAAACTCAATTGAACTGGGCATTCCCATAGCAATTTTGCCTGCAACATACTTAACCAACGGAGCATACTTCACAACAAAATAGTCTCTTATTGCCTGATCATGTGTTTTGGCAAAGCGCTTCCACAGTTCATCTTCATCAATTGCATCAAATTCCTGAAATTTTTTATTTGCCATACAACCTCGTTATTTAAATTAATCCTTATCACGTTTGAGCATAGTTCGTATAGCTTCTGCCATTATTTTGGGTTCATATTGAATCTTCTTATCGTCCAGTACAATATGTTTGCCCATCTTTTTGGGTTTACTATCCTTAGTACTTAAATTAGTAAAATCTTTTGCTTCAAGTGGTGTAAAAACTTCACTATATGATGTATCCGATGTTCCGGATACTGATGTCTGACCGGTATACTCCTCATCGCGTGTAGCACTTTCTTCCTGAACTGTACTGGTTTCATCTGGTTTCACGGATACATATTCTTCCTGGCTAATATCCTTTTTTGAAAATTCAAACGATTGATTTAATATCTCATAGACTTCCGGCACAAGACGTTTTATTATTAATAGTGAACCATACCCAATTGCTGAATATATAACCGTAAAAAAAAGTACTCTGCCCAATAAAATGCCAATTCTGTTACCTACCATAATACCAAAGAACAACGAAACAAAAAAAGCAAGAATACCAAAGATTATTGATACTTTTCCTTCTAATGGAATTTTGGACATTTTTTCATTAAATAACATTATACACTTATAATCCTTACATTTTCTTTTAAAAGAAACCCTTATTATATAAAAATAGTGCCAGGTTTAAATTAAATCAAGTAATAATTATCACCATTAATAATAGCATCTATTGTAGTGAATCATCCTCATTTTCAGACTCATAATGCCCAAAAAATCTTCTAAAGAAGCTTAACATTCCTGTGCCTTTATCAGTATCCGATTCAATATTTGCAATCCTGTCAGCTATAATTTCTATACAGGTTGAAGCTTTTGATTTAGGATAGCTCACTATAAACGGCTTCTGATTTCGTATTGACTTTGCAACATACATGTCATCAAAGATAAACCCCAAATTATCAACTTTAATATTTAAAAACTGTCCTGCAATATTGATAACCCTCTGAGCTACTTTTTTTGCCTCGGTTACTGTTTGTGCCCTGTTTACCAGAAGCTTAACTGTTTTATCAGGGTCATTAGCTGCAATGGCTTTGATAGTACCATATGCATCGGTAATGGCCGTTGGCTCTGGTGTGGTAACAACTATCACTTCATCAGAAGCAACCAAAAAACTCAGAACATTCTGTGAAATACCAGCCCCGGTATCAATAATCATATAATCATCGTCATTCAGTTCCGATAGTGCCTTGATAAAATATTCCCGTTGCTTAACATCCAAATTTGCAAGCTGATGAAACCCTGAAGCACCTGCAATTATCTTTATTCCTTCAGGAACATCAATAATTATCTCCTCCAATTTCTTCTTTCCTTTTATGACATGGTAAAGATTGTATTTTGGTATTATACCCAATACAACATTAACATTAGCCAGGCCCAAGTCAGCATCTAACAATGTAACAGAATAATTACGTTTAGCAAGTGCTATAGCAAGGCTGACAGCTACACTTGTTTTGCCCACTCCACCTTTACCGCTGGTAATGGCTATAGTTTTAGTTCTGCGTGCAGCATTGTTTTGTATTACCAACCGCCTTAAATTTGCAGCCTGATCCAAGGTACCCCTCCTTAACGCATTGTTGATTCCAGTATCATATTCACCATCATATCAGGTTCAGCAATTGCTATATCATTGGGAACTTCCTGCCCGTTAGTGATATATGATATGGGCTTATTATATTTATCGGCTACTGAAATGACATTTCCAATATATGAAGTTTCATCAACCTTAGTAATTATTACATTGTCAATATGTAGAATATCATACGCTTTGAATACATCAGCCAGATCACTGCGTTTTGTGTTGGCACTTACACACAGTATCTTTACAATCTCACAGGTACAATTATCAGCAAAGTTTTTTATCTCAGCAATTTTAAGATCATTTCTATGGCTTCTTCCTGAAGTATCTACCATTATAATGTCAGCTTTTTCATTTTCAACTATTTCTTTAAATTCTGCCGGATCGGTAACAACATGAATTGGTATTCGCATTATTTCAGCATATTTTTTAAGCTGCTCGGTTGCTGCAATTCGGTAATTATCAATGGTAATAAATGACACCTTTAAACCCTGCCGCAAAGACAGTATAGCACCCAATTTTGCCATCGTTGTTGTTTTACCTACTCCTGTTGGGCCAACAAACATTAACACTTTTTTGCGTTTGCCCCTGTCAATAGGCCCACTTACCACTATCCTGCTTTTAATGAGTTCACGCAATGTTTTTTCAATTTTATATTTATCTTTCATATCTTCACTGCTTACATTGCGTTTTACTTCATCTAAAAGCATGGTGCATTCTTCATCATCCATATCATTTTTCCGCAAAATTTCTTTAAATGGTTTAAAATACATATCGCCACTATCAATGCATATATCTGAAGACAGTCTTTCTTGCTTTGTATCAACAAGATTTTTAAGCAAAGCTTTTAATTCATTGAATTCCTTTTCCAATTTTATGTATGAAGAATCAGTTGTTTCAACTTTGGGTTCTTCAACCGTCTTCACAACAGGCTTAACCTCTTCCTGTTGGGTTTTTGATTGCAGTATGCTCTGAGTTAAAAGTTGCTCAAGCCCTGCATGTGGTTTTTTATGTGGCTCATTTTCAGGTTTTTCTATAACCTGTTTTAAAAGTTCGTTTACATTATCATTGGTTCCAACAGTTAAATCAATGTTCTTCTTTGGCTTTAATTTTGCAGGTTTGACATCTGGTATTGCAGCAGTTAACTCAACAAAATCCCGTGCAAATAACCCAGTATTAAACAAACCGCCTTCTTTAACATTTTTATGGCTGATAGGTATAGCATCGTCACCATGCTCCATCTTGAGTTTCATCATTGCTTCATTATAGGTGCGTGCTTTAATTTTTACGTACCTCATTGTCAAACACCTCACTTTTTAAATTTTTTTATTATGCTGCCCGCAATAACGCTGTACCTATAACATTAACTCTGATCTCGGGCACAATTTCATTATACGAAAGAACAACGGGATCAGGTACTTCCCTTTCCAGCAATGTAAATAGAACACTGCGAATATGTGGCGACACCAAATACACTGGTGCAAATCCTGCACTTCGTGCTTTGGAATAAGAACCCAGCAAACTATCCAGTACCTTTCTATGCGTATCCGGATCCAGGCTTACGATTCTTCCTTCAACGGGATCATCGTGAATTGAAGATCGTATTATAGTTTCTATCTCCGGATCCACTGTAATCACTGAAAGCGTATTGTTTTTATCAGCATATTCCCTGCATATCTGGCGAGCCAGTGCAACACGTACATACTCAGTTAGCAAACCTATATCTTTGGTATAATCAGAATAGCTTGCCAGTGTTTCTAAGATAGTAACCATATTGCGGATTGAAACCCTTTCACGCAAAAGATTTTGTAATACTTTTTGTATTTCACCTATGCTAAGCTTTTTATCCCCAACAAGTTCATTAACTACAGCCGGGTAGTCATTCTTTATTGTATCGATAAGTTGCTGAACCTCCTGCCTGCCCAGTATTTCATCTGCATGTCTGCGTATAATTTCAGTGAGATGTGTTGCAATAATGGTGGGACAATCAACAACAGTATATCCACGGCGCTCAGCAACATCTCTATTATCAGGATCTATCCATATTGCTTTGAGGTTAAATACTGGCTCGGTGAATTCAACACCTTCAATTTTTTCCGTAACAGTACCGGGATCCATTGCCATGAGTTTCCCCACCTGCAGGCTGCCATGCCCAACTTCAACGCCTTTAATTAAAATGGAATAATCCTGAGGTGCAAGTTCCATATTATCCCGTATACGAATTGGTGGTACTATAAGCCCCATTTCAAGAGCACTACGCCTTCGTATATTGGTAATACGGTCAAGAAGTGTACCACCCTGATCAGGGTCAGCCAGCGGTATAAGGCTATACCCAATTTCTACTTC
The genomic region above belongs to Spirochaetota bacterium and contains:
- a CDS encoding FapA family protein, with protein sequence MKNLKDLMKTIQDDESSENEIEVYADSVKQALELAAGELGVDISELDYQILEKGTSGFMGIGRQPYRVLVRPIITEKEEEEDFTEIEQKLHSMPDVDLRVKDIPKNVDGSAKIRVTKTGIWLTITPPKGNGRRVDVSDVSNKIYALRIQNADMVKVEKEVRKPSGKPVKIGDWIPNPEYDGTMTVEVTDDEMKAFVHFVPPRFCGRHMDVDDVIEALKRAGVVTGIKEERIAEYLDRMDYSQPLLAAEGTPPRHGRDAYIDYKVRIDKSGVQLEEDEKGRVDFKDLDLIENVVVGQVLAVKVPAEEGVPGRTVTNRIIPARSGKDIQIKYGKGTILSQDGTELTAEINGQVVYQNGKLSVEPVYIVKGDVSTETGDVVFLGSVIVSGSVQDNFTVKAAGNIEIKGTVQKANLEAEGDIIIRQGIMGREGARIESTGGSIIAKFIQTATVVAEKDVIVAEGIVHSNVDAGNRIICNGRRARIVGGLIRAGEEVNSKYVGSDSFTKTIVRVGMNPKVLQQLTELEENKRSISEEFDKVRKDVTTLTVQKNNAGGHLPKDREELLGKLIVQKQKLEQRLNEINLSLEELKAYLNMLEQKGKVCVEKTIFPGVEIYIKDKRFNVKDPYNYVKFALEGADIRLSEYEPPDLGEAQKLMIRRRR
- a CDS encoding MinD/ParA family protein; the encoded protein is MDQAANLRRLVIQNNAARRTKTIAITSGKGGVGKTSVAVSLAIALAKRNYSVTLLDADLGLANVNVVLGIIPKYNLYHVIKGKKKLEEIIIDVPEGIKIIAGASGFHQLANLDVKQREYFIKALSELNDDDYMIIDTGAGISQNVLSFLVASDEVIVVTTPEPTAITDAYGTIKAIAANDPDKTVKLLVNRAQTVTEAKKVAQRVINIAGQFLNIKVDNLGFIFDDMYVAKSIRNQKPFIVSYPKSKASTCIEIIADRIANIESDTDKGTGMLSFFRRFFGHYESENEDDSLQ
- the whiG gene encoding RNA polymerase sigma factor WhiG, which produces MANKKFQEFDAIDEDELWKRFAKTHDQAIRDYFVVKYAPLVKYVAGKIAMGMPSSIEFDDLVSYGVFGLIDAITKFDPERGIKFKTYAMTRIRGAIFDELRSIDWIPRSIRQKAKQIEQAIADLENKLGRTVEDEEIAKELGITVEEFQSLLNKLSGTAMLSLNDIWYVGDENDELSILETLEAPDTLNPDVMIEKEEIRDYIVDAIKKLPDKEKKVIVLYYYEDLTLKEIGEVLEVTESRVSQLHTKAIMRLRGRLGRIKSNIVG
- the flhF gene encoding flagellar biosynthesis protein FlhF, coding for MRYVKIKARTYNEAMMKLKMEHGDDAIPISHKNVKEGGLFNTGLFARDFVELTAAIPDVKPAKLKPKKNIDLTVGTNDNVNELLKQVIEKPENEPHKKPHAGLEQLLTQSILQSKTQQEEVKPVVKTVEEPKVETTDSSYIKLEKEFNELKALLKNLVDTKQERLSSDICIDSGDMYFKPFKEILRKNDMDDEECTMLLDEVKRNVSSEDMKDKYKIEKTLRELIKSRIVVSGPIDRGKRKKVLMFVGPTGVGKTTTMAKLGAILSLRQGLKVSFITIDNYRIAATEQLKKYAEIMRIPIHVVTDPAEFKEIVENEKADIIMVDTSGRSHRNDLKIAEIKNFADNCTCEIVKILCVSANTKRSDLADVFKAYDILHIDNVIITKVDETSYIGNVISVADKYNKPISYITNGQEVPNDIAIAEPDMMVNMILESTMR